The DNA region GAGGCCTGGGGGCTTCGGATCACCGCGCAGCTCTTCGCGGAAACCGGCGGGGCCCGCTTCAGCTCGGATGCGGCTCCCGGGCCGGCTTGGCACTTTTTGAGCGACGTCGGGCTGGGGCTCGACATGGTCCACCGGTACGGAACGACGGTCAGCGCGATGGCGGCCCTGCCGATCGACGCGCCGATGATCGGCCCGACCGACAACCCACACGGTTACTTTCGGGGAGGGCGGGTCGCGGTGCTTTTTGTCTTGCGGCAGAACTTCTAGCTGCTGCAATGGGCCGCATGGCGAGCGAGCCCTCGATTGCGCGGAGGATCCGCTCCCGCGCCTGTGCCTGGGCGCTCTTCCTGGCGGCGGGGCCGGGCTTGCTGCTCGCCGCGGAGGAGCCCGCGGCCGACCCGGTCGTCGCCTCGGTCAACGGGGTCGAGATCCGGCGCTCGGAGGTCGAAAAGGCCCTAGCGGGCCTGGGGCCCGGGAGCGGCGGCCCCGAGGCGGAGCGGAACGTTCTCAACGCCCTGGTCCAAGAAGAGCTCCTGGTCCAGGAGGCCTACCGCCAAGAGCTGGAGAAGTCGGCCGAGGTCAAGGCGGCCGTCGCGGAGGCGACCCGGAAGATCCTGGTGAACGCCGCGCTCAAGCACCACCTGGAGCGCAGGAAGTGGACCGAGGAGGAGCTGCGCCGCCGCTACGCCCAGGCGGCGGCCCTGGTTCCGCCGAGGGAGTACCGGCTCCGCCACATCGTGGTAGGGACGCGGAGGGAGGCGGCGATGCTGCTCGACTGGCTGCGGCAAGGGGCCAACTTCTCGATTCTGGCGCGGGGATCCCTGGAGAAGGCGACGGCCGAGCGGGGAGGGGAGATCGGCTGGCAGAACGCGCGGACCCTTTCGAGCTCCCTGCTCGCCCTGGTGGAGCGGCTCAAGCCGGGGCAGATCGGGGGGCCGATCCTCTCGAGCGGCGGCTGGGAGGTGATCCAGCTGCTGGAGGCCCGCCCGGCGAAGGTGCCGACCTTCGAGGAAGCCAAGGCCTCGCTGGAGCAGCAGCTCCAGCAGGAGTCGGCCCAGCAGCTGGTGCAGCAGCTGGCCGCCGGCGCCCGGATCGAGGTCTTTCTGCCGCCCGTGCAAGCGGAGCCCGTGGCGGCGGCCCGGTGAGTCGGCCGCTTCTCCTCCCATGGGTGCAGCAAAGGGAAAGTATCGGGGCCGGGGCCTGCTGGTCCTGCTCCTCTGCCTCGGCGGCTGCGTCCACCAGGACGTGGTCGCGGTGCGCCGCCTGACGGCCGCCCGGTACGTGCCGACCCGCTACGTCCAGATCTACCGGAAGGCTCCCGAGGGCCGGTACGAGAAGATCGCGGTCCTGGAGGCCGGCGGGACCCCGGAGACGCCCCGGACCCAGCTCTGGGAGGCCATGGTGGAAAAGGCGCGGGAGCTCGGGGCGGAGGCGATCATCGTGGAGGACCGGAGCCAGCCGATCGGGAACCCCCTGGTCATGAACCCGGGCGGCGGGATGTACACGGTCAATCCCGGCATGCAGATGATCCCCCGGTTCCGGGCCACGGCGATCCGGTTTTCCCCCGGGGCGCGCTAGGCCGCGCAGGCCGGGAGCTCACCCGGCGGCTTTTTGGGCCCGCTCGATTCCGGAGCGGATCAGGTCGACCGCCTCGGCGGGCTCCGCCCAGCGGAGGAGCTTCACCCACTTCTGCTTTTCGAGGTCCTTGTAGTGCTCGAAGAAGTGGGCGACGGTCTCGAGGAAGATCCCCGGCAGGTCCCGGTAGCTGGTCACCCGCGTGTAGAAGGGATGGAGCTTGTCGATCGGGACCGCGATGATCTTCTCGTCGATGCCGTGCTCGTCCTCCATGAGGAGGGCGCCGATCGGCCGGGCGGGAATGACCACGCCGGGCCAGACCGGCGTCTGGGAAACCACCAGGCAGTCGACCGGATCCCCGTCCTCCGATAGGGTGTGGGGGATGAAGCCGTAGTTGGCCGGGTAGTACATGGCCGTGTGGAGGAAGCGGTCGACGAACATCGCACCCGACTTCTTGTCGATCTCGTACTTGACCGGCACTCCCCCCTGCGGGATCTCGATGATCGCGTTGATCTCGTGGGGCGGATTGGCACCGACCGGAATGCGGGAAATATCCATCAAAAACCTTCTGTGTGGGCTGGTTCCGGGAAGCATCGAACCGACTTCGATTCGAGACCGGTCGGCCATTGTCCATGGATCGGCCGCGGTGTCGAGCTCGGGGTACGGAAATCGGACGGGAGGCGGAAGGGAAGGGGGCGGAAGGAGGTGCCCGTTGCCCGAGGAGAGGACGAGAGCGGGGTTGCCAGGATCGCCGCCTCGGCGCTAATCTGATCCACGCATCATTCCACCAAGGAGAACCCGATGGCCACAGCGACGCAAGAGACGGTGCCGAATGCAAAGACGAACCTGGTCCCGATCCACCCGCGGGTAGAGGAGTTTTTGCGGAGTCCCAAGCGGCTCCTCATCGGAGGAAAATGGGTCGATGCGGCTTCCGGCAAGACCTTCGCCACCGTCAACCCGGCGACCGAGGAGACGCTCGCCCGGGTGGCCGAGGCGGATGCCGAGGACGTCGACCGGGCGGTCCGGGCGGCACGGGCGGCCTTCAGCTCGGGCCCCTGGGCCCGGATGGCGCCCGCGGAGCGGGGGAAGCTGCTCTGGAAGCTCGCGGACCGGGTCGAAGAGCACCTGGAGGAGCTGGCGCAGCTGGAGACCCTCGACAACGGAAAGCCGCTGGCCGTCGCCCGGGCGGCGGACCTGCCGCTGGCGATCGATCTCTTCCGCTACATGGCTGGCTGGGCGACCAAGATCGAGGGGAACACGATTCCCTTGGGGCTGGCGCAGCCGGAAAGCTTCCTGGCCTACACGGTGCGGGAGCCGGTCGGGGTCGTCGGGCAGATCATCCCCTGGAACTTCCCGCTGTTGATGGCGGCCTGGAAGCTCGGCCCCGCGCTCGCCTGCGGCTGCACAGTCGTGCTCAAGCCGGCGGAGCAGACCCCTCTTTCGGCCTTGCGGCTGGGGGAGCTGATCCAGGAGGTCGGCTTCCCCGACGGGGTGGTCAACATCCTGCCCGGCTTCGGGGAGACGGCAGGGGCGGCCCTGGCTGCGCATCCCGACGTCGACAAGGTGGCCTTCACCGGGTCGACGGAGGTGGGCAAGCTCATCGTGCGGGCGGCGGCGGGAAACCTCAAGAAGGTGACGCTGGAGCTCGGCGGCAAGTCGCCCAACATCATCTTCGCCGACGCCGACCTCGAGGAGGCGGCGGCCGGGGCGGCGATGGCGATCTTTTTCAACCACGGCCAGTGCTGCTGCGCGGGCAGCCGGCTCTTCGTGGAGGCGCCGGTGGCCGAAGAGCTGACCGAGCGGATCGCCAAGGAAGCCGAGAAGATCCGGCTGGGGCCGGGGATGGCGCTCGACACGGAGATGGGGCCGCTGGTCTCCCGGGAGCAGTACGACCGGGTCCGGGGATACATCCGGATCGGAGCCGAAGAGGGCGCCCGGGCGCGCTCGGCCCCCTTGCAAGGCCTGGAGCGGGGCTACTTCGTGCCGCCGACCCTCTTCACCGACGTCCGGCCCGAGATGCGGATCGTCCGGGAGGAGATCTTCGGGCCGGTGGTCTGCGCAAGCTCCTTCCGGACGGAGGAGGAGATCCCGGCAGCGGCCAACGACTCGATCTACGGCTTGGCCGCGGGGATCTGGACCCGGGACATACGCAAGGCCCACCGGCTGGCGGGCCGGCTGCGGGCGGGCACGGTCTGGATCAACTGCTACAACGTCTTCGACGCCGCCTTGCCCTTCGGGGGCTACAAGCAGTCGGGCTGGGGGCGGGAGATGGGCCACGCGGTGCTGGAGAACTACACCGAGCTCAAGTCGGTCTGCGTGCGCATCTAGCCCCCATTTCTCACCAGTACGAGCTTTCGCGCGAGAGAGGTGCCGGTTGAGTCGCTTGCGAGCAGTTCCGGCCGCGCAGAGCTCTTCGTGAGGCAGGATCGAGCAAGATTTTCATTCGATTTGCCTTAACGCGAGCGCTGCAAAGCGCAAAAAGCCGGTTGTGGAGCAAGGCTCCGCCCGATCGTAGGCTTTGCGGAAGGAGAAGAGGTGGGGTTTTGATACCTGCTCAGCAACGCAGCACTCGGAAGACGTGGGTAAAGAGGCTCTTCCAAGGATAGGCGCTGCTCATCGAGAGGAAGACGCGGCGGACGCTGACTCGGACCAGCGTGCCGATCTTAAAGAGCTTGAGCCGTAGGGTGTCGACCTGGGCCTCGGCCCAGTCCGTTCCTCGCAGACCGAGCCGTCGCAGCGCTTCGACCAGGGTGTAAGCAAGAGCCGAGAAGTAGAGGCGAAGTTGGTTGCTGGCCATTTGCGCGGTCGAGAGCCGGTCGGCAAAGAGGTGGAGTTGTTCCTTGATCCGATTCTCCATGTCGCCACGAGCACAGTAGAGCTTCTCGTAAAGGTTTTGGGCGGGCCACTCCTCGGTGGAGAGAGAGGTCACGACAAAGCGCGGATTCTCCCCTCTTTCCAGGTACTCGGCTTTGGCGACCACCCGGCGCTCCCTCGACCAGCTGCTCAAGGTGCGGTAGGCAAACTCGGTAAAGAAGCGGGCCGGCTTGCCACTCGACTCGTGCAGACGACGGGCTTGCTCCATCGACCCCTGAATGGTCCGGCACAAGCGCTCGTTGCGCGCCAAGCCGAAGAGGTAGTCGACTTGATTGGCTTCGCACCAAGCCATGATCTCTTCCCGGCAGAAGCCCGAATCGGCCCGGAGCACGATCCGGACTCCGGGCCAACGGGTACGGAGTTGTTCCACGATCCGGCTCACCTCCGTAAGGGAGCCCGCCGACGCATCCTGGTTCGATGGCCGAAGCCGGACGCCAAGGAGTTGATCGCCAGCAAAGATGTAGAGCGGCAAATAGCAGTAGGAGTCGTAGTAACCATGGAAGAAGCGCTCCGGCTGATGTCCGTAAAGGGGGATGTCGGTCGCATCCAGATCGAGCACCACCTCCTCAGGGGGCTGGGGATGCGATTGGAGGTAGAGATCGACCAGAAGACGGTCGATCGCTTCGGCCGAGTAGTCGATCTTGTGGTAGCGCTCGCTTCGACCCACCAGTTCCAGCCGGTTGAGCGTGCTCTTGCCCGCCAGATCCTCTTCCAGATCGCTTTTCCCGCTCAGGAGAGCAACCAACGGATCGGTCCGCAACTGCTCATGGTCGTTGAGGTCTTCGTAGCCCATCGCAATCCCGAAAATGCGCTGGGCAAGCATCTCCCGTACCCGATGCACAATGCGTTTCGGATGGCGTCGATCCACGAAGCAACCCTCTAACCGTCTTAACAAACCGATCTTCCGATCCGCTTCCCGCAACAGAATTGCGCCCCCATCGCTGGAGATCCGACCCGCGGTAAATCCCGCTTCCACCCGTCGCGAAAAATGATCTGTAAACGCAAAAGTCTCTTGGCTACACTCTGTCATGGAAGGCCGTTTCTTTTTCCTGGTTGTAGTAACGTCTTCTTAACGCACTTATACCAGGGAAAGACGGCCTTTCCTATGCCCTTTTGCCGGATTTTTTGCCTTCCGCTATGCCTGCCATTGGTGAGAAATCGGGGCTAGCGGCCATTTCTCACAAGCTTTCTCCTACGGCTTGCAAAACGGGCTCGTCTGCTTCGCTCCCGCTTGGTTTTCCATCCTCGCAGTATGTCTTCATACAGCTCCGGTGGAAAACCTGCACCCGCCTCGCACCCAAGCCCATTTGCGGCGCCTCGGCTACGGAATTTGTGAGAAATGGCGGCTAGGGCTCGACCGGGGGCTTTTCGCGGGCAAGGACCGTGAAGTGGATCTCGACCTGGTCCTTGAGCCGCATCGCGCCCCCCGCGAAGCGGATCGGCACGATGCCGAAGTCGCTCTGGCGCACTTTGACCGTGCCGGTCGCCTCGAGCTCCCCGGGGGAAGGGGCCAGCCGGACCGGGAAGGAGATGCGCCGGGAGGCGCCGTGCAGGGTGAGGTCGCCGCTGACCAGGATCCGGGAAGGCACGGGGGCCGGAGCGGCCCCGGTCGAGCTGAAGCGGATTTCGGGGTAGCGGGCGGCGTCGAGCACCCGCGGGCCGCGCATGATCGCCTGGACTTCCTTCCGATCCCGGGGGATGGCCTCCGGATCGACGACCGTCAAGGAGGCGGCGGGAAGGCGGATCTCGGCCCCCAGCAAGCGGTGCGACGGGGCGTCGTAGGAGATCGTCCCGCTAAGCTTCCGGGAGAGAATCTCGTGGTCATGGCCGAAGACGCCGAAGAGCCCGCCGGGGATCACGAGGACCTCGATCTTGCTGCCGGCGGGGTCGACCTGGTAGAGGGCGGCGGAGAGCGGGAGAGGGGGGAGCAACAGGAGCCCGAGGAAAAGGAGGGAGATCGGCCGGCGGAAACGCATGCGGGAGAGTCAAGGGCTAGCGGGTAGAGCATGCGGCTTTTCCGCGGGTTTGGAAAGCGAGTTTTCCGTCGCCGGTCTCTTGGGCTTCAGCGGAGGGAGCCGGCGGGGCCGGCTTCCGGCGCAAGGAGCGGAAGAAGCCTTCCAGCCGGGCCATCCAGGGCTTGCCGAGGCGCTTGATCCGGGCGGCCTGGGCGTAGGAGAGGCCGAGTCGGAGAAGCCGCCGGTCCCGGGAGGGGAGGACCGGCCAGATCCACTCGCCGTAGCGGGCCAGCTGCCGGTCGGCCTCGGCCGGATCGAACTGCTTGTAGGCCCCCAGCCGCTGGAAGAAGCCGATGCCGGCCGCCTCGGCGAGCTTGGGCGTCAGCCGCCCCTGGTTGACGAGCCAGGCGAGCATCGCCTCGGTCGCGCGGTTATGGGCGTCCAGGAACTCGCGGAGCTTGGAGGAGGTCAGCGAGGAGCTCCGGCCCATCCGGTAGACGGCGCCGGCGGACGGCGTGAACCGGAAGCGAAGCCCCTTCTGCAGGGCGCGGGCGTAGAGCTCGTAGTCTTCGGCCAGGTGGAGCGGGCTCCACCCTCCGATGCGGATCAGGGCCTCCCGGCGCCAGAGTTGGGCTCCGATTTGGGGAAACCAGAAGGCGAGCCAGAGGTAGAAGGGGTCCGGGTGATCGGGGAGGCGGGCGGTCCAAGGCGGAGCCGGGCCGTCGCGCCCCCATTGCTCGATCAGGGAAGGGGAGACCAGCACGTCGGCGGGCTCCCCTCGGCCCTCGCGGAGCTGGGTCTCGATCTTCTCGGGCAGGAGGTAGTCGTCGCTGTCCAGCCACTGGATCCACTCCCCGCGGGCGGCCGCGAGGATCGCGTTGCGGGCGCCGGATGGGCCCGAATTGCCCGGGAGGGAGATCACGGTAATCCGGTCGCCGAAGCCCGCGAGGACCTCCCGGGTCCGGTCGGTCGAGCCGTCGTCGGCCACGAGGACTTCCTTGTGCGGCCAGCTCTGGGCAAGAGCGCTTTCGACCGCCTGGGCGATCCACTCCTCCCGGTTGTAGGCGGGAATCCCGATCGTGACGAGGGGGGCGGTCATGCGGGGGAGAGCCGGCGGAGGGCCGCCGAAAAACGTTCGGCCCGGGAGAAGCCGAGCCCGCCCAGGAGGATGCGGTAGAGGGGGCTGCGCGGCGGGCGCATCCAGCCGCGGGCGGAAGCCTCGGCGAAGAAGCGCTCGGCTTGTCCGGGGGCTCCGCCGCGGGCCAGCCAGCGGGCGGCGAGGAAAAACGCCTCGCCGGCCGCGGCCCGGAGGCGGGGAGTCCAGCCTCCGGATTGGTCGAGCCAGCGGGCCATCTCTTCTAATACGGCCGCCTTTTGGCGGGCGAAGTCCCGGGTCCGTTCCGCGGAGGCGGGCCCGCGCCGGATCCGCCAAACGGCCCCCAGGGAAGGGGCGAGACGGAAGCGGAGGCCGCGGCGGAGAGCGCGGCCGACAAGCTCGTAGTCGTCGAAAAGAGGGGCGAGGTCGCTCCAGCCGCCGAGGCGGCGGACGGCCTCGCGCCGCCAGAGGTAGCCGCCGGTCTGCGGCAGCTCTCCCGCAAACCAGCTGCGGAGCAGGTCCCTTTCCGGGCAAGGGGCTTGGGCGCGGAGCTCTCCGGTGCCTTCGTCGAGGAGGCAGGGGCTGTAGAGGACCTCGGCACCGGCTCCGCCGCCGGTCTCGGAGAGCTGGGTGGCGATCTTCGCCGGAAGGAGGAGGTCGTCCTGGTCAAGCCACTGGATCCACTCGCCCCGGGCGGCTTCCAGGAGCGCATTGCGTGCGGCGGCCCGCCCCCGGTTGGTCTGGGCCAGGAGCCGGATCCGGGGCAGAAAGGGCTCGAGGACCTCCCGGGTCCGGTCGGTCGATCCGTCGTCGACGACCAGGACTTCCTTCTCGGGGTGGGATTGGGCGAGGGCGCTCGCGACGGCGGCCGCCGCCGTGCCGGCGCCGTTATGCGCGGGGATGCCGATGGAGACGAGAGGAGGAGCCACCGCAACGAAGCCTGCCGGATCGGGGGGAAAAGAGTCAAGAAAGGAGGAGGGCCGCTCCGGCGGCGCCTCCCGCGGCCGGAAAGGACCGCGGGCTGTCGACAAGCGGGATCCGGCCCTTCTATCATCGGTAACGGCCATGGGATTCGACCTGCTCGACCACCCGATCGTCTTCGCGCAGCCCGCCCGCTGGAGCCGGGTGGCCGCCTGGCACCTCCATGTTCCCTTCGCCTTTCTGCTGGTCGACCTGCTTCGGCCCCGACG from Methylacidimicrobium sp. AP8 includes:
- the ppa gene encoding inorganic diphosphatase; its protein translation is MDISRIPVGANPPHEINAIIEIPQGGVPVKYEIDKKSGAMFVDRFLHTAMYYPANYGFIPHTLSEDGDPVDCLVVSQTPVWPGVVIPARPIGALLMEDEHGIDEKIIAVPIDKLHPFYTRVTSYRDLPGIFLETVAHFFEHYKDLEKQKWVKLLRWAEPAEAVDLIRSGIERAQKAAG
- a CDS encoding glycosyltransferase family A protein, which translates into the protein MAPPLVSIGIPAHNGAGTAAAAVASALAQSHPEKEVLVVDDGSTDRTREVLEPFLPRIRLLAQTNRGRAAARNALLEAARGEWIQWLDQDDLLLPAKIATQLSETGGGAGAEVLYSPCLLDEGTGELRAQAPCPERDLLRSWFAGELPQTGGYLWRREAVRRLGGWSDLAPLFDDYELVGRALRRGLRFRLAPSLGAVWRIRRGPASAERTRDFARQKAAVLEEMARWLDQSGGWTPRLRAAAGEAFFLAARWLARGGAPGQAERFFAEASARGWMRPPRSPLYRILLGGLGFSRAERFSAALRRLSPA
- a CDS encoding IS1380 family transposase, giving the protein MTECSQETFAFTDHFSRRVEAGFTAGRISSDGGAILLREADRKIGLLRRLEGCFVDRRHPKRIVHRVREMLAQRIFGIAMGYEDLNDHEQLRTDPLVALLSGKSDLEEDLAGKSTLNRLELVGRSERYHKIDYSAEAIDRLLVDLYLQSHPQPPEEVVLDLDATDIPLYGHQPERFFHGYYDSYCYLPLYIFAGDQLLGVRLRPSNQDASAGSLTEVSRIVEQLRTRWPGVRIVLRADSGFCREEIMAWCEANQVDYLFGLARNERLCRTIQGSMEQARRLHESSGKPARFFTEFAYRTLSSWSRERRVVAKAEYLERGENPRFVVTSLSTEEWPAQNLYEKLYCARGDMENRIKEQLHLFADRLSTAQMASNQLRLYFSALAYTLVEALRRLGLRGTDWAEAQVDTLRLKLFKIGTLVRVSVRRVFLSMSSAYPWKSLFTHVFRVLRC
- a CDS encoding peptidylprolyl isomerase; the protein is MASEPSIARRIRSRACAWALFLAAGPGLLLAAEEPAADPVVASVNGVEIRRSEVEKALAGLGPGSGGPEAERNVLNALVQEELLVQEAYRQELEKSAEVKAAVAEATRKILVNAALKHHLERRKWTEEELRRRYAQAAALVPPREYRLRHIVVGTRREAAMLLDWLRQGANFSILARGSLEKATAERGGEIGWQNARTLSSSLLALVERLKPGQIGGPILSSGGWEVIQLLEARPAKVPTFEEAKASLEQQLQQESAQQLVQQLAAGARIEVFLPPVQAEPVAAAR
- a CDS encoding aldehyde dehydrogenase family protein, with amino-acid sequence MATATQETVPNAKTNLVPIHPRVEEFLRSPKRLLIGGKWVDAASGKTFATVNPATEETLARVAEADAEDVDRAVRAARAAFSSGPWARMAPAERGKLLWKLADRVEEHLEELAQLETLDNGKPLAVARAADLPLAIDLFRYMAGWATKIEGNTIPLGLAQPESFLAYTVREPVGVVGQIIPWNFPLLMAAWKLGPALACGCTVVLKPAEQTPLSALRLGELIQEVGFPDGVVNILPGFGETAGAALAAHPDVDKVAFTGSTEVGKLIVRAAAGNLKKVTLELGGKSPNIIFADADLEEAAAGAAMAIFFNHGQCCCAGSRLFVEAPVAEELTERIAKEAEKIRLGPGMALDTEMGPLVSREQYDRVRGYIRIGAEEGARARSAPLQGLERGYFVPPTLFTDVRPEMRIVREEIFGPVVCASSFRTEEEIPAAANDSIYGLAAGIWTRDIRKAHRLAGRLRAGTVWINCYNVFDAALPFGGYKQSGWGREMGHAVLENYTELKSVCVRI
- a CDS encoding glycosyltransferase family 2 protein is translated as MTAPLVTIGIPAYNREEWIAQAVESALAQSWPHKEVLVADDGSTDRTREVLAGFGDRITVISLPGNSGPSGARNAILAAARGEWIQWLDSDDYLLPEKIETQLREGRGEPADVLVSPSLIEQWGRDGPAPPWTARLPDHPDPFYLWLAFWFPQIGAQLWRREALIRIGGWSPLHLAEDYELYARALQKGLRFRFTPSAGAVYRMGRSSSLTSSKLREFLDAHNRATEAMLAWLVNQGRLTPKLAEAAGIGFFQRLGAYKQFDPAEADRQLARYGEWIWPVLPSRDRRLLRLGLSYAQAARIKRLGKPWMARLEGFFRSLRRKPAPPAPSAEAQETGDGKLAFQTRGKAACSTR
- a CDS encoding YceI family protein, with protein sequence MRFRRPISLLFLGLLLLPPLPLSAALYQVDPAGSKIEVLVIPGGLFGVFGHDHEILSRKLSGTISYDAPSHRLLGAEIRLPAASLTVVDPEAIPRDRKEVQAIMRGPRVLDAARYPEIRFSSTGAAPAPVPSRILVSGDLTLHGASRRISFPVRLAPSPGELEATGTVKVRQSDFGIVPIRFAGGAMRLKDQVEIHFTVLAREKPPVEP